From one Lycium barbarum isolate Lr01 chromosome 6, ASM1917538v2, whole genome shotgun sequence genomic stretch:
- the LOC132644565 gene encoding uncharacterized protein LOC132644565, whose product MFVPLGEQIVSTSAIVTEKQIATISTYEGTRLVQPQVTSPAKGSAVNQEVTTKVVIKNNAGVSGKTVKGMGPYSRRGGGILPQMDKIGFWNNRGMNRQDKQRKISLFMYNNKVGLFGLLETKIQRSKASIVALNLCKDWSFSTNLAHHPSGRILLLWNPLLFTVGILRMSGQLVHCDVEHRGTKHKFVLTMIKDFKLCVGECSLQELRSSGAFYTWNNKHDEKSRVYSKIDRVLVNGAWISTLPSSEVHCGNEGLMDHCPAIITWDNRNQHPPYRFSYFKMWRKAPDFHQQVKTNWDRNIEGIQMFRLVGKLNRLKSTLRGINRKHFTDVEVTNDKVREALEECQRALQKDPTNCLLVSTEVHLAKEYQRWDQARTQFLKAKEQSALVERERLKYKVRVCSSTIKKGPVVSDEHKELLVGEVTDIEVKKALWAIGGDKALGLNGYGSQFFKDYWDTVSSDLIAGVKEFFRAGKILKVWNNTVLTLVPKSDHAEAVGYYRPIACFNTIYKVVSKVLSNRLKIVLPSIISANQSAFVKGRTIVQNILICQDLVRLYKRKQTTSICLIKIDLKKAYDIVE is encoded by the exons ATGTTTGTACCTCTTGGAGAACAAATAGTGAGTACTTCTGCAATTGTTACAGAGAAGCAGATAGCAACAATAAGCACATATGAGGGGACTAGACTGGTTCAACCTCAAGTCACAAGCCCAGCAAAGGGGTCTGCTGTGAATCAGGAGGTAACTACTAAAGTAGTTATTAAAAATAACGCTGGTGTTAGTGGAAAAACTGTAAAAGGAATGGGTCCCTATTCTAGGAGGGGAGGAGGGATCCTCCCCCAAATGGATAAAATTGGATTCTGGAACAATAGGGGCATGAACAGACAAGATAAACAGAGGAAGATATCTCTGTTTATGTATAATAACAAAGTTGGTCTGTTTGGGCTTCTAGAGACAAAGATTCAGAGATCAAAAGCTTCAATAGTTGCTCTTAATCTTTGTAAAGATTGGTCCTTTAGTACAAATCTGGCTCACCATCCTAGTGGAAGGATTTTGCTACTTTGGAACCCTTTATTGTTTACTGTTGGTATACTGAGAATGTCAGGACAGCTAGTGCACTGTGATGTGGAGCATAGGGGCACAAAACATAAATTTGTGTTAACAATG ATTAAGGACTTCAAGCTCTGTGTGGGGGAATGCTCACTGCAAGAGCTTAGATCCTCAGGAGCATTCTACACATGGAATAACAAACATGATGAAAAAAGCAGGGTATACAGCAAAATAGATAGGGTATTGGTGAATGGAGCTTGGATCTCTACTCTCCCAAGTTCAGAAGTGCATTGTGGGAATGAGGGGCTAATGGACCACTGTCCAGCAATTATCACCTGGGATAATAGGAATCAGCACCCTCCTTACAGATTTAGCTACTTCAAAATGTGGAGAAAAGCTCCTGATTTCCACCAACAAGTAAAAACTAATTGGGACAGAAATATAGAAGGTATTCAGATGTTCAGATTAGTAGGCAAGCTCAATAGGCTCAAGTCTACTCTCAGAGGTATTAACAGAAAGCATTTCACGGATGTGGAAGTCACAAATGATAAAGTAAGGGAAGCTCTAGAGGAATGTCAAAGAGCATTACAGAAAGACCCTACAAACTGCCTATTAGTATCTACTGAAGTCCACCTTGCAAAAGAATACCAAAGATGGGATCAAGCCAGAACTCAGTTTTTAAAAGCAAAAGAGCAAAGTGCACTGGTTGAAAGAGAGAGACTTAAATACAAA GTCAGAGTCTGCAGTTCTACTATCAAGAAGGGCCCTGTGGTCTCAGATGAACATAAAGAATTACTGGTAGGTGAGGTGACTGATATAGAGGTGAAGAAAGCTTTATGGGCAATTGGAGGGGACAAGGCACTAGGGCTTAATGGTTATGGCAGCCAATTCTTTAAAGACTACTGGGATACAGTTAGTAGTGATCTAATAGCAGGTGTTAAAGAGTTCTTCAGAGCAGGCAAGATTCTCAAGGTCTGGAACAACACTGTCTTGACCTTAGTACCCAAATCAGACCATGCAGAAGCAGTAGGTTACTATAGGCCTATAGCATGCTTCAATACCATATACAAAGTGGTTTCTAAAGTGTTATCAAACAGATTGAAAATAGTTTTACCTAGCATTATTTCAGCAAACCAAAGTGCATTTGTGAAAGGTAGAACTATAGTCCAAAATATCCTAATTTGTCAGGATTTAGTTAGACTATATAAAAGGAAACAAACCACCAGCATTTGCTTGATTAAAATAGATTTGAAGAAAGCATATGATATAGTGGAGTAG
- the LOC132598460 gene encoding uncharacterized protein LOC132598460, with translation MDHIQSRESDFEIDLESGGTTSDEDGSNNYDLTGEISNKELYKAGSGLRGVQLSNGSVRSQDGSNTYNKKFSADELPVRCTEIWSNKIREEMEILRDNKMDIDKTKKPKPPKPPRPPKGPSLDASDVKFVKEISELAIWKRRRTERIKALKKVKKESGSSSKMNILATVITILFLLVIIFQGVLGTRV, from the exons atgGATCATATACAGTCAAGGGAAAGTGATTTCGAGATAGATTTGGAGAGTGGGGGAACAACTAGTGATGAAGATGGAAGTAATAACTATGATCTGACTGGTGAAATTTCTAATAAAGAGTTGTATAAAGCGGGGAGTGGGCTTCGTGGAGTTCAATTATCCAATGGATCTGTAAGAAGCCAAGATGGTTCAAATACATATAATAAGAAATTTAGTGCTGATGagcttcctgttaggtgtacagAAATTTGGTCAAATAAAATCAGGGAAGAGATGGAAATTTTGAGGGACAACAAAATGGATATTGACAAGACAAAGAAGCCAAAGCCTCCTAAACCACCTAGACCCCCAAAGGGTCCATCATTAGATGCCTCTGACGTTAAGTTCGTCAAGGAAATATCTGAGCTTGCTATATGGAAGCGGAGAAGGACCGAAAGAATCAAGGCATTGAAGAAAGTTAAAAAGGAGAGTGGATCATCTTCGAAGATGAATATATTAGCAACGGTGATCACAATTCTGTTCTTGTTGGTTATTATATTTCAAG GTGTTTTGGGCACTCGTGTATGA